The following proteins are encoded in a genomic region of Glycine max cultivar Williams 82 chromosome 18, Glycine_max_v4.0, whole genome shotgun sequence:
- the LOC100814298 gene encoding uncharacterized protein, whose product MAPLLYLGCRRVLLFSLLLFFFVSVCSEPHQPESKALSGDGSSRSRRRMLLLELDSEKEEFEQPLKKKSTKNQTKLIKPTTSLSSKNQTKTIKSNNLSSSKNQTKLAKTKATTLTDTEVVVKKLNSTTLKSKKLNSTSKGSTKSSSLDLAKTSGTSGGKNKTTKATATKDKEVTNKKTKLDQTEESDKQSNKKSNTTNNKKKKEQQGQPSWVFEDEVDDDLVSEFKDLPMKFQQTLIPDLERISTTSKAYITKANKEITRGFKPYVGNKYAPTITTLLSCAFALIPLLLASLLFNKIKAYFSLQKLLIFIQAYLAIYFSILCLSSFVTGLEPLRFFYSASRSTYLCLQVLQTLAYVLYLLLLLMYLVLVFSTDSGLGSKFLGLAQTFVGFSVGLHYYVTVFHRVVLKQPPKTNWKIHAIYATCFFLICVIARADRKKKTYLEEGGEEGKKN is encoded by the coding sequence ATGGCTCCACTCTTGTACCTTGGTTGCAGAAGGGTGCTCCTGTTCtctcttcttttgttcttttttgtttctgtttgCTCAGAACCTCATCAACCAGAGAGCAAAGCCTTGTCTGGTGATGGCAGCAGCAGAAGCAGAAGAAGAATGTTGTTGTTGGAGTTGGATTCTGAAAAGGAAGAATTTGAACAACCCCTGAAAAAGAAATCCACCAAAAACCAAACCAAGTTAATCAAACCCACCACTAGCCTCTCCTccaaaaaccaaaccaaaaccaTCAAATCCAATAACCTTAGTTCCTCCAAAAACCAAACCAAGCTAGCCAAAACCAAAGCCACCACCCTCACCGACACCGAGGTTGTCGTGAAGAAGCTCAACTCCACCACCTTAAAGTCCAAGAAGCTGAATTCCACATCCAAAGGCTCCACGAAATCATCCTCATTGGATCTCGCGAAAACAAGTGGTACTAGTGGCGGCAAGAACAAAACGACAAAAGCCACCGCCACCAAGGACAAGGAAGTTACCAATAAAAAGACCAAGTTGGATCAAACCGAAGAATCCGACAAGCAGAGTAATAAGAAGAGTAACACCACcaacaacaagaagaagaaagaacaaCAAGGACAACCTAGTTGGGTGTTCGAAGACGAGGTGGACGATGATTTGGTTTCGGAGTTCAAAGATCTACCCATGAAGTTCCAACAAACACTGATCCCAGACCTGGAACGAATCTCCACAACCTCAAAAGCCTACATAACAAAAGCCAACAAAGAGATCACGAGAGGGTTCAAACCCTACGTTGGCAACAAGTACGCACCCACCATCACCACTTTACTCTCTTGCGCATTCGCTTTGATCCCTTTGCTTTTGGCCTCACTCCTCTTCAACAAAATCAAAGCCTATTTCTCACTCCAAAAGCTCTTAATCTTCATCCAAGCCTACCTCGCTATCTACTTCTCCATTCTTTGCCTTTCTTCCTTCGTCACTGGCCTTGAACCTCTCAGGTTTTTCTACTCTGCTTCGCGCTCCACCTATCTTTGCCTGCAGGTCCTCCAAACTCTCGCTTACGTTCTCTACCTTTTGCTGCTACTCATGTATCTCGTTTTGGTGTTCTCAACTGATTCTGGATTGGGCTCCAAATTCTTGGGCCTGGCCCAAACTTTTGTGGGCTTTTCCGTGGGGTTGCATTACTACGTGACTGTGTTTCACAGGGTTGTGTTGAAGCAACCGCCCAAGACCAATTGGAAGATTCACGCCATTTATGCCACGTGTTTTTTCCTCATTTGTGTCATTGCTAGGGCTGATAGAAAGAAGAAG